The Maridesulfovibrio sp. genomic sequence TAGGATTTCCCGCCTCAACGCAGCCGTTAACAAAATGGCTTAGTGTCTTAAAAGATTTTTATTCTTTCAAGATGAATTCAGCCCGTTGCCTTGTGCGACGGGCTTTTTACGTTCTTTACACTTTGAAAAAAAGTTGTTGTTGCTGATTTTATGCTATCAAGTTATAAGCAGCTTTTGATTTCAACAGTACTTTCTATCTATTGCCAGATGCATTGAGCAAGGAGTAACTTTTGAGAGTTATCATAGTAGGAGCCGGAGAGGTTGGTTTTAACGTTGCTAGACGTCTTTCCGGTGAGAACAAGGATGTTGTCGTAATTGACATGAATCCGAAAGCTCTTAGCAAGGTTTCCGATTCTTTGGATGTGCAGACTATTCAGGGTTCCGGTTCCAGTCCTGAAATTTTGGAAGAAGCCGGGGTCAGTGAAGCGGATATTTTTCTGGCGGTAACGGATAAGGATGAAATCAACCTCATCTCCACTTTTTTTGCCAATAGACTCAATCCTGAAATAATCAAGCTGGCTCGAATCCGTAAGGAAGATTACACCAAGTATTCCGATATGTTCACTGAGGGTGATCTGCGTATCGATACTCTCATTAATCCGGATGAAGAGGTGGTGGAGTCCATCCTTCGGGTAATGAGTGTTCCCGGAGCTGTTGAAATCAATGACTTTGTGGGCGGGAAGGTCCGCCTTGTAGGGGTCAAGCTTCCTGATCAATGTCCTTTGGTGGGGGTTCAGCTCATGAACGTGCGCGAAACCCTCGGCGATGATATTGATGTGGTTATCGCCGCCCTTGTGCGTGACGATCAGCTGATTATTCCCGGTGGTTTCGATACCATTGAACAAGGCGATATCATATATTTTACATGCCTCAGGGATCAGCAGGACGAACTGCTCAGCCGTGCCGGAATCCTTTCCG encodes the following:
- the trkA gene encoding Trk system potassium transporter TrkA yields the protein MRVIIVGAGEVGFNVARRLSGENKDVVVIDMNPKALSKVSDSLDVQTIQGSGSSPEILEEAGVSEADIFLAVTDKDEINLISTFFANRLNPEIIKLARIRKEDYTKYSDMFTEGDLRIDTLINPDEEVVESILRVMSVPGAVEINDFVGGKVRLVGVKLPDQCPLVGVQLMNVRETLGDDIDVVIAALVRDDQLIIPGGFDTIEQGDIIYFTCLRDQQDELLSRAGILSDPIKKVMIVGGGNVGSLLAQALDSKKYHTRLIDSDAARCADLSETLDRVIVLNGDGTDQDLLNEENVGDLDMVIAVTGDEEMNILSCLLAKNLGARKTITRINKFAYIPLIEPIGIDYLVCPRLSAINSILHFVRQGKVISAVSIKGEEAEALEAIAQEQSAIVGKPIMELNLPKGTLILCFQRGDEVIIPTGTTVIEPNDRLLIISTHKNIPKIEKALTTKLELY